AAAGCTCATTATTATGTTTCTACATATACAGAATATAGACACTTCATTTTCGTCGAACCCTGCGGTGTAATTTGTATCCTTTTCTAGGCAACTGTTACACCTGTTACTTGCTAACTGCTGTTGGTAGGGGGACGAAGACAGGATAGTAGGTGTTTAGTTCCAGGTGCTCCAGGATCAGCTGCGCGGCTGACAGGTACGAAGAGTGGCCATCGACAAGCTCGGTGACATCAACCTGTAAAAAATCGTAGAAAAGTTATGTAACAAGGCTGACAAATTAAAACTCGAGTAGAGGCGGTCAGAAATTTGTAGAGAAGTCATGTAACAAGGCTAACAAATTAAAACCCGAGTCGAGGCGACCAGCACGCTTACGTTTTCGACGCCAGGGACATCGACGGCCTGTATACCAGCCAATCCTTGCGTGAGTAGACTGCATATGAGATATGAGTGGATCCGTAAGTCGAAGAAAAGACAGTGACCCTAAACCGTTGTTCTGTCAACAACCATCGAATTTAAAACATCATCTCAGCTGGAGAGTGCGAATTACAAGCGAAACCCTTCTTTACCTTGCGCGGAAGGTGACACCAAGAATCCAGTCATCTTTGGAGTACACGTTCACAAACCTTCCAGCAACCATCTGCAGCCATGTCCACGCAAACAGTGTGGCAAGATTAAGATCCTTGAATatggcatgcatgcaactgcacaTCAGATCATAATGTTTCTGCTTCTGCAATGTTACCTTCCTAGCGGGCTCCCACCGCTCGCCTTTCACCGAAACCGGCGCGCCTAGGAGTACAACCCTCTCGACAAGTCCCTCTGCTTCCATCAAAATAAGTGAGCGAAACTGCGACGAACTTGTATAGATGGGAAGAGATAACTACACAGTAGGTACCGTTGTCGCTTGATAAAGCAAGCTCCTGTAAGCACTTGAATATGACACGCGCCCCTAGTGAAAACCCAATGAGGGTAACAGGCCTGGGAGGATTTCGGTGTCAGATGGGAAAAATAATCTGAGAAACTAACTGCGATAAATAGAATGAGTTGCAGGTGGACTATACCTGTTCCCTTGTGATCCCTTCATAAGTACATCAGCAAGCATTTTCCCTGCCTTATCTGATCTGAAAGATTACACCACATTAGTTAAGTAAACAGATTGCTATGACAAATAAAAAAGGCTCCAATCTATGTTGAGTGTGTATAATAGCGTGTTATAACATATAATAGTGTGTTAGTGTTCCTGAATTTAAGTGCACAAATCAGCTAAGAAATGAAGAGATTTTGCAGGTTTGGTACCTGTCAATAGCAACAGACCATTTACTATCAATGAAATCCGTAGCTGCAAGCAGAGTAGCGGGCCATGCAAATGCTGCAAGAAAACCACTTAAAACTGTTCTCATTGCGCCTTGCTTCATCAGTTCCAGAGCAAGTCCTGCATCAATAGCAATGCAGGTTAATTAAAGGCGTCGACAATAACACAAGCTAGATGTACAAATCTACAAACATTACTTGATGTCAGCCAATCTTGTATTGCTGTACTCACAGCAATTATATGCTTAGACTCCCATTGAAGAATGTACCTGCCAGTCATTAGTCCACAGTGCAGCGGTATTAGAATGTTGTACTGCTATACCATTAGCTTTAAACACGTGGATGAAGTACATAAATAATGATCTGAAAAAAGAGCAAGTCAAATATTATTCTAGACCTTTCTAGGTTATCCTTCCATCCTTCCCAAGGTCTAATGTAGTCCTCCTCATCAAAGGCAAATCCAGAAACCAAGATGCCAACCGCAAGACGCTGAAAGGGTGAATGGCATTTACAGAGGCCAAATCAGTTCAATTATTATATGGATGAATGACATTCCAGTGAACATGGAATTTGGTGTGACATCAGAGAGAGATAAGGAACTCACACCCTGATTATGGTTCTCACCAATCGGTTTGAACTCAAATTCTTTTACACTTCCAATCCTTCTGGCCATTTTGGTGCCCGTCAAGCCAGCTCCAGCAGCTAATTTTACAAAGATCATTCCAAGGATGTAAGAAACTAAGTAGAATAAAAATATACCCTCACTACACAATTTTTCTCATTGACCCAATTCCATCTCTCTTCTGAGGGTTTATGCATTGCATCTTCCCATCTAATCATCTTAACTGTAAAATGGGCCGGTACAAATGTGGTGTGCATTATCCCATGAACAAGAAGTGAAACTTTTCATAGCATAGCATGATAGTAGTAATATCATGAAGGAACAACAGCTCAAAATACCATCAGCATGAGGTTTAGAAAGGACATTTAGACCTACCCCCAAATGATGCAGCCACTGCCACAGAGCCAGCAACAGATCCCGCAGCAGTAGCCATAGCAGCGAATCCACTAGCTCCGATAACAGGCATAATTGTGCCTAGCGTTGGAGCAAGAGCACCAAATCCTGCAGCGATTGCTGGGGCAGCTAAACCTGTCATGTAGAAGAAGAGAGTATGAACCACCCAAGATTTTTTAGCATCTCAACAGAATTTCCAAAATATATCTCCTACCCCCAGTAATAGCCAGTAACGCTCCTCCGGTCAATGCAGCTGCACCAATGATTCCTCCACGCTTCCATTTCGCCCATTTGCTTTTGGGCGACGCGTTTTCCCCTGACTGTTCTTGTTCTTTTGCTGCTGCCATAGCAGAGCATGCGACCATAACCTCGATGGCTTCCTACAGTAGCAGAATGGGTGATCACAAATTATGTAACACAGCCTGAATACACATTCATATGTTTCGGGTTCCTTTTTGTTTGATGATATCAGAATGCAGTTCGGTATAATCCTATCCATAATTATCACTGCTGAACTGAAGAAGAATGTATTGTACAAACCATTTTGACCCACTTCACATCAAGCCAAGTTGCTAGTAACCGGAGAGCCACCCTATGTCGGGCGTCGTAGCCCTTCCTGAAGTGAGAGGACTTCCTGTCGTCTTCCTCTTGCGACACGGGCTTATCAGCCACGCAGGCAGAGAGGAGCGTAAACAGCAGCGTCATCTTCCGGTGATGGGTAGCAGGCACATCATCCAGGGACAACTTATTGATTCCCAGCAAGTCCTCAGCGGCGAAGCCTTTCTCTGAGGACCCGGCCATGCCAGAGCTGGTAGAAGGCCCCTGATCACCCTCTTTGGTTGTTTCATCCTTTGCAGTGTCGCTGCTCAAGCTCATCACCATCACATCGACTCCTTTTGCCAAGGCGTGTTCCTGGTCGGATTTATCCGGAGAGCTCTCGGCATCCTCTTGGAAGATCATCCTCAGGAACTACAAAATTGGAGTGGAATGAGACGCAGTGAGCACACTTTAGAACAAAAAAAAAGAGAGCAGCTATGTACTATATTCAGTGCTTAATGCCGATCCGACAGTGGAATCCCCAAATGTGCTCTGCACCTCACTGTCTGAAACGAAATGTAAATCCAACTATGGCAACTGAGGACAGGAGTGTGATGAAGGGTCGTACCGCGCCGATGTGGTGCTTGGCCTCCGGCGACGCCGCCGTCTCCTCCAGCCCCGGCCACGCCGCCGGGTCGATCTCCAGGAACCTGAGAGACGGCGATCCCCAACCCCCAAGCGGTAAGTGAAACTGAAGCGTTGGTGTCAGAATCCGTAACCGCTGAGTGAAATGTGGGGGGCGGACCGGACCTGAAgacggggcggaggaggccgcggGAGTCGTGCGTCCAGAGcgccttggcg
This genomic window from Aegilops tauschii subsp. strangulata cultivar AL8/78 chromosome 4, Aet v6.0, whole genome shotgun sequence contains:
- the LOC109765391 gene encoding uncharacterized protein codes for the protein MAAALLTPTQRYAAGALLALALRQAQIHQSVLLGSPLTSAADDEERASSASGGSGSSSSTGGSGEDAEAAAKALWTHDSRGLLRPVFRFLEIDPAAWPGLEETAASPEAKHHIGAFLRMIFQEDAESSPDKSDQEHALAKGVDVMVMSLSSDTAKDETTKEGDQGPSTSSGMAGSSEKGFAAEDLLGINKLSLDDVPATHHRKMTLLFTLLSACVADKPVSQEEDDRKSSHFRKGYDARHRVALRLLATWLDVKWVKMEAIEVMVACSAMAAAKEQEQSGENASPKSKWAKWKRGGIIGAAALTGGALLAITGGLAAPAIAAGFGALAPTLGTIMPVIGASGFAAMATAAGSVAGSVAVAASFGAAGAGLTGTKMARRIGSVKEFEFKPIGENHNQGRLAVGILVSGFAFDEEDYIRPWEGWKDNLERYILQWESKHIIAVSTAIQDWLTSRLALELMKQGAMRTVLSGFLAAFAWPATLLAATDFIDSKWSVAIDRSDKAGKMLADVLMKGSQGNRPVTLIGFSLGARVIFKCLQELALSSDNEGLVERVVLLGAPVSVKGERWEPARKMVAGRFVNVYSKDDWILGVTFRASLLTQGLAGIQAVDVPGVENVDVTELVDGHSSYLSAAQLILEHLELNTYYPVFVPLPTAVSK